One Dokdonia sp. Dokd-P16 genomic window carries:
- a CDS encoding NUDIX hydrolase produces MKFESFLELASKIGNLPLPGRDVQLEMAPTERLKEFEELEISTRNPRQAGVMCLFYPTPDGDTEFILILRKTYEGVHSNQVGFPGGKVELTDRDLAHTALRETEEEVGVPQSHVVITRKLTNIYIPPSNFWVQSFIGHLDHTPAFIAQESEVESLIPVPLSEFLSDTCITTQKLSTSYMDDMEVPAYKLQGHIVWGATAMMLSEVRSLLNTSLKL; encoded by the coding sequence ATGAAATTTGAATCATTTTTAGAATTAGCTTCAAAAATAGGAAATCTCCCGCTTCCAGGACGGGATGTGCAACTAGAGATGGCACCTACAGAACGCCTTAAAGAATTCGAGGAACTTGAGATCTCTACGCGTAACCCTAGACAGGCTGGTGTAATGTGCTTGTTTTATCCTACGCCAGATGGTGATACGGAGTTTATACTCATTTTACGTAAGACCTATGAAGGTGTTCATTCTAATCAGGTAGGTTTTCCTGGAGGAAAGGTAGAACTTACAGATAGAGACCTTGCTCATACAGCGTTGCGAGAGACAGAAGAGGAGGTGGGCGTCCCGCAATCTCATGTTGTAATTACTCGCAAACTCACAAATATTTACATTCCACCTAGTAATTTCTGGGTGCAGTCATTTATAGGACATCTAGATCATACTCCAGCATTTATTGCTCAAGAAAGTGAGGTCGAGTCTTTAATACCTGTACCACTTTCTGAGTTTCTCTCTGATACTTGTATAACGACTCAAAAGCTCTCAACCTCGTATATGGATGATATGGAAGTACCCGCATATAAATTGCAAGGTCATATCGTTTGGGGGGCTACGGCAATGATGCTCAGTGAGGTACGATCGCTTCTTAACACTTCTTTAAAATTGTAA
- a CDS encoding peptidylprolyl isomerase: protein MRTYLWIIIALLASTSCQDKKSAPNSVKEEVAKKDTLALQQKDIKKIDPSLVMGTIKEPTITSQEMVIDFLTAYGELNPETKVKITTRFGEIEVALFTDTPLHRANFIMLVKNGYFNTTQFHRVSPNFVVQGGNNDTQGTARNRASFGSYLIPNEANPTHTHTRGAFSSAKYTEQNVSNATAPFEFFIVQPERGAHHLDGDHTVFGRVTKGMDVVDEINKLKVDGSEWPVANVYMKIALVD from the coding sequence ATGCGTACGTATCTCTGGATTATTATAGCGCTACTAGCGAGCACAAGTTGTCAAGATAAGAAATCTGCACCTAATTCTGTAAAGGAAGAAGTAGCAAAAAAAGACACGCTAGCACTGCAACAAAAAGACATAAAAAAAATAGACCCATCACTCGTAATGGGCACCATAAAAGAGCCTACTATTACGAGTCAAGAAATGGTTATTGATTTTCTTACAGCCTATGGTGAGTTAAATCCTGAGACTAAGGTTAAGATTACTACACGTTTTGGAGAAATCGAAGTAGCGCTTTTTACAGATACTCCGCTGCACAGAGCAAATTTTATCATGCTTGTAAAAAACGGTTATTTTAATACGACGCAGTTCCACCGAGTATCGCCTAATTTTGTGGTACAAGGAGGTAATAATGATACGCAAGGCACTGCGCGAAACAGAGCGAGCTTTGGGAGTTATTTAATTCCAAATGAAGCAAATCCTACACATACACACACGCGTGGAGCATTTTCATCGGCTAAATATACCGAGCAAAATGTGAGTAATGCGACTGCTCCTTTTGAGTTTTTTATTGTGCAGCCAGAACGTGGAGCCCATCACCTAGATGGAGATCACACCGTTTTTGGCCGAGTGACAAAAGGAATGGATGTTGTAGATGAAATTAATAAGCTAAAAGTGGACGGCAGCGAGTGGCCAGTTGCAAATGTATATATGAAGATTGCGCTTGTTGATTAA
- a CDS encoding TrmH family RNA methyltransferase yields MSKYISSIQNPAVKRLLQLQDKSRARKKEGGFIIEGVREIALAIAGGYKITEVYFNEAVISEDEVAGMVNDTAMMTSLSTEVYQKVAYRAGTEGVIAFAKAETKTLQELALPKNPLLLIAEAPEKPGNIGALLRTADAAGVDAVIIANPKTDLYNPNIIRSSVGCVFTTQIATGTTAEVISFLQEKGIAVYSAILQEAVDYAAQDYTTPTAIVVGTEATGLSQEWRTVGTNIKIPMRGKIDSMNVSVAAGILVFEARRQRG; encoded by the coding sequence ATGTCAAAATATATTTCTAGTATCCAGAATCCAGCTGTAAAAAGACTACTACAACTTCAAGATAAGTCACGCGCACGTAAGAAGGAGGGTGGTTTTATTATAGAAGGTGTGAGGGAGATAGCACTTGCTATTGCCGGAGGATACAAGATTACAGAGGTTTATTTTAATGAAGCTGTAATTTCAGAAGATGAGGTTGCTGGGATGGTAAATGACACAGCGATGATGACAAGCTTATCTACCGAGGTATACCAGAAAGTCGCTTATAGAGCAGGGACGGAGGGAGTTATCGCTTTCGCGAAAGCGGAAACTAAAACCTTACAAGAGTTGGCGCTACCTAAAAATCCGCTACTATTAATTGCCGAAGCACCAGAAAAGCCTGGAAATATAGGCGCACTATTAAGAACAGCAGACGCTGCTGGAGTAGATGCAGTAATTATCGCAAATCCCAAAACAGATTTATACAATCCTAATATCATACGATCAAGTGTAGGCTGTGTGTTTACCACACAAATTGCAACAGGAACAACCGCTGAGGTGATTTCATTTTTACAAGAAAAAGGAATAGCGGTTTACAGTGCTATTTTACAAGAGGCGGTAGACTATGCAGCACAAGATTATACAACGCCTACAGCAATTGTGGTAGGAACAGAAGCTACAGGATTATCTCAAGAATGGCGCACGGTGGGTACAAATATAAAAATCCCAATGCGTGGTAAAATAGACTCTATGAATGTATCTGTTGCTGCGGGAATCTTAGTTTTTGAAGCACGCAGGCAACGCGGATAA
- a CDS encoding DUF6503 family protein: MNKSILFLAGLIAFASCKNEPTVNTEEVAVVETPSRVYPDQISKVFEAHGGIDTWNNMNNLCFTLPKGDINEIHTVDLKSRKTRIETKDFVLGYDGKDLWLKQDTIAFQPERARFYHNLMFYFYAMPFVLSDEGITYSEVPALEMDGVSYPGTKISFGSDVGDSPDDNYILYNDPTTNEMAWLAYTVTAGSDGPSERYSFIKYATWQDVNGLKLPSELQWYKVVDGKPTEMRNAMNFTNPTATTTQLDVATFSKPEGGVLVE, encoded by the coding sequence ATGAACAAATCTATCCTATTCCTTGCTGGACTTATTGCCTTTGCAAGTTGCAAAAATGAACCAACCGTAAATACCGAAGAAGTTGCTGTCGTAGAAACTCCATCAAGAGTGTACCCAGATCAAATTTCTAAAGTTTTTGAAGCGCACGGCGGTATTGATACTTGGAATAACATGAATAACTTATGTTTTACATTACCTAAAGGAGACATAAACGAAATACATACTGTTGATCTTAAATCTCGTAAAACACGTATTGAGACTAAAGATTTTGTTCTAGGATATGATGGTAAAGATTTATGGTTAAAACAAGATACCATCGCTTTCCAACCAGAGAGAGCTCGTTTTTATCATAACTTGATGTTTTATTTTTATGCAATGCCATTTGTGCTAAGTGATGAAGGAATCACATACTCAGAGGTTCCTGCTTTAGAAATGGATGGTGTAAGCTACCCTGGGACTAAAATTAGCTTTGGTAGCGACGTAGGTGATAGTCCTGATGATAATTACATCCTATATAATGATCCTACTACAAACGAAATGGCATGGCTAGCATATACAGTGACAGCAGGTAGTGATGGACCAAGTGAACGTTACAGCTTTATTAAATATGCAACATGGCAAGATGTAAATGGTCTCAAATTACCTAGCGAACTACAATGGTACAAGGTAGTAGATGGCAAGCCTACAGAAATGAGGAATGCTATGAATTTTACAAATCCAACAGCAACTACTACGCAACTAGATGTAGCAACTTTTTCAAAACCTGAAGGTGGAGTACTTGTAGAGTAA
- the thrC gene encoding threonine synthase, which translates to MKYYSLNKQAPNVTFDEAVIRGIAPDKGLYFPENIPVLPATFWEKIEHLSKEEIAVEVMKPFVGDSMDEATLTEIVADVLSFDFPLVPIEDNVATLELFHGPTMAFKDVGARFMARCLGHFLKERNQQEEVTVLVATSGDTGGAVARGFYKVPGIKVVILYPSGKVSDVQERQLTTLGENITALEVDGTFDDCQAMVKKAFLDQEITSIKQLTSANSINVARWLPQSLYYLFAYKELKKQGKADSLVFSVPSGNFGNICAGMVAHMMGMPVHQFVAAVNSNTTIPRYMQSGKYTPTATVATISNAMDVSDPSNFIRVLQLFENDRQLLSQKFSSYSYCDNATRAAMLDLHQHHNYIADPHGAVGYLGLKAYLHDKPAAYGVFLETAHPVKFLPAVTPVVGEIELPEQIKELMDKKMETIPVKNYEDLKTYLLG; encoded by the coding sequence ATGAAATACTACAGCCTTAATAAGCAAGCGCCAAACGTTACTTTTGACGAAGCAGTAATACGAGGAATTGCTCCAGATAAAGGACTTTACTTTCCTGAAAATATCCCAGTACTTCCTGCTACTTTTTGGGAAAAGATTGAGCATTTATCTAAAGAAGAGATCGCTGTAGAAGTTATGAAACCCTTTGTAGGCGATAGTATGGACGAGGCTACGCTTACAGAAATTGTAGCAGATGTACTTTCTTTTGATTTCCCGCTAGTTCCTATAGAAGATAATGTGGCAACGCTAGAGCTTTTTCATGGACCTACTATGGCCTTTAAAGATGTAGGAGCTCGCTTTATGGCGCGATGTCTAGGTCACTTCTTAAAAGAACGTAATCAACAAGAAGAAGTTACTGTACTTGTAGCTACCAGTGGCGACACCGGTGGAGCTGTTGCTAGAGGTTTTTATAAAGTGCCAGGTATCAAAGTGGTAATCCTCTACCCTTCAGGTAAAGTATCTGATGTGCAAGAGCGACAGCTCACCACCTTAGGAGAAAATATCACCGCACTTGAAGTAGATGGCACTTTTGATGATTGCCAGGCAATGGTGAAGAAGGCATTTTTAGATCAAGAAATTACAAGTATAAAACAACTCACCTCTGCAAATAGTATTAATGTCGCAAGATGGCTTCCGCAGTCATTGTATTATTTATTTGCTTATAAAGAATTAAAGAAGCAAGGAAAAGCAGATTCCCTCGTGTTTTCTGTTCCTAGCGGGAACTTTGGTAATATATGTGCTGGTATGGTAGCTCATATGATGGGAATGCCTGTGCACCAATTTGTAGCAGCGGTAAATAGCAATACAACCATCCCTAGATACATGCAAAGCGGAAAGTATACTCCTACAGCAACCGTTGCGACCATAAGTAATGCAATGGACGTGAGTGACCCTAGCAACTTTATAAGAGTATTACAGTTATTTGAAAACGACAGACAGTTATTATCTCAAAAGTTTTCATCATACTCCTATTGTGATAATGCTACACGTGCTGCGATGCTAGATTTACATCAACATCATAATTATATAGCAGATCCCCACGGCGCTGTTGGGTACTTAGGGCTTAAGGCATATTTGCATGACAAACCAGCCGCTTACGGAGTCTTTTTAGAAACCGCACATCCCGTAAAGTTTTTACCAGCAGTAACGCCTGTAGTAGGTGAGATTGAGCTCCCTGAACAAATTAAGGAGTTGATGGATAAAAAAATGGAGACCATCCCCGTGAAGAATTATGAAGATTTAAAGACGTATTTGTTGGGATAA
- the gcvT gene encoding glycine cleavage system aminomethyltransferase GcvT, translating into MKNTALTEVHESLGAKMVPFAGYNMPVSYEGVNAEHDVVRSGVGVFDVSHMGEFLVSGENALSLLQWVCSNDVSKIKVGGAQYNCFPNDTGGIVDDLIVYRIKEDQYMLVVNASNIDKDWAWLETQNTLKSFNAELRNISEGHSLLAIQGPKAIEAMQSLTEVDLAGIKFYTFEVAPFAGIENVIISATGYTGSGGFEIYCKNEDAAQLWENVFKAGADWGIKPIGLAARDTLRLEMGYCLYGNDIDDSTSPLEAGLGWVTKFTKDFVNSEHLKTQKEQGLKQRLVGFELTERGIPRQGYDIVDADSNKIGHVTSGTMGPSVNKGIGMGYVDTAFAKADSKIFIQIRKNLVPATVVKTPFYKG; encoded by the coding sequence ATGAAAAATACAGCCTTAACTGAAGTACATGAATCTCTAGGAGCAAAAATGGTCCCATTTGCTGGTTATAATATGCCGGTTTCTTATGAAGGTGTAAATGCAGAGCACGACGTCGTTAGAAGTGGTGTTGGAGTATTTGACGTATCACATATGGGTGAATTTCTTGTGTCTGGAGAAAATGCACTGTCATTATTACAATGGGTTTGTTCTAACGATGTTTCAAAAATAAAAGTGGGCGGAGCGCAGTATAACTGTTTTCCTAATGATACAGGAGGAATTGTAGATGATCTTATTGTGTACCGTATTAAGGAAGATCAATATATGCTTGTAGTAAATGCAAGTAATATAGATAAAGACTGGGCATGGCTAGAAACTCAAAATACATTAAAGAGTTTTAATGCAGAGCTACGTAATATCTCGGAGGGACACTCACTTCTCGCTATACAAGGGCCTAAAGCTATTGAAGCTATGCAATCGCTTACAGAAGTAGATCTTGCTGGTATTAAATTTTATACGTTTGAGGTGGCACCTTTTGCAGGTATTGAGAACGTAATTATTAGTGCTACAGGATATACTGGTAGTGGTGGTTTTGAGATTTACTGTAAAAATGAAGATGCTGCACAACTGTGGGAAAATGTCTTTAAAGCTGGTGCAGACTGGGGAATCAAACCTATAGGTCTTGCTGCTCGTGACACACTGCGTTTAGAAATGGGATATTGCCTCTATGGTAATGATATAGATGACAGTACTTCTCCGCTTGAAGCAGGTTTAGGATGGGTAACAAAATTCACTAAGGATTTTGTAAATAGCGAGCACCTAAAAACTCAAAAAGAACAAGGACTTAAACAGAGACTTGTAGGTTTTGAACTTACAGAAAGAGGAATTCCTCGTCAAGGATATGATATCGTAGATGCAGATAGTAATAAGATAGGTCACGTAACTTCTGGTACTATGGGCCCTTCGGTAAATAAAGGTATAGGTATGGGGTATGTAGATACCGCTTTCGCGAAAGCGGACTCAAAAATTTTCATACAAATACGTAAGAATCTTGTACCTGCAACCGTTGTAAAGACACCTTTCTATAAAGGATAA
- a CDS encoding sugar nucleotide-binding protein has product MYRYYNTYGTYHSGKIYSDNQHYLRFDLVEDDVYEVLLKIKPSVIIAALRGPFGDQLEAHESMIAYAQESGCRIVFISSANVFDAFTNYPSYENDKTLSESIYGKLKIRIETLLMRHLPESQYAIVRLPMVFGVGSPRIEELKNQLLLGDAIEVFPHLVMNTTTDTKLCQQVHYIINRKLSGIFHLGSTDLIHHKEFIHELVIMLDLNRKPMYKNVFTSNSDRYLAVLPRDNKLPKHLQVTNEGVVAGSKKYNAEF; this is encoded by the coding sequence TTGTATAGGTACTACAACACCTATGGCACCTATCACTCTGGAAAGATATACAGTGATAATCAACACTATTTACGATTTGATCTTGTAGAAGATGATGTGTATGAAGTGCTACTCAAGATAAAACCATCTGTAATTATAGCGGCACTTAGAGGTCCTTTTGGCGACCAGCTAGAGGCTCATGAATCTATGATTGCTTATGCTCAAGAATCTGGCTGTCGTATTGTATTTATTTCTAGTGCAAATGTTTTTGATGCTTTTACGAATTACCCTAGTTATGAGAATGATAAAACACTCTCAGAAAGTATCTATGGTAAATTAAAAATTAGAATTGAGACGCTCTTAATGCGTCACTTACCAGAGTCGCAATATGCGATTGTGAGACTTCCTATGGTTTTTGGCGTAGGATCACCAAGAATTGAAGAACTCAAAAATCAATTATTACTAGGAGATGCTATAGAAGTTTTTCCGCATCTGGTGATGAATACTACTACAGATACCAAACTCTGCCAGCAGGTACACTATATCATAAACAGGAAACTCTCTGGTATTTTCCACTTAGGAAGTACAGATCTCATTCATCATAAAGAATTTATACATGAGCTAGTAATAATGCTAGACCTCAACAGGAAACCTATGTATAAAAACGTATTTACTAGTAACTCAGATCGCTATCTTGCGGTCTTACCTAGAGACAATAAACTGCCTAAACACTTACAAGTAACTAATGAAGGCGTAGTGGCAGGAAGCAAAAAATACAACGCCGAGTTTTAA
- a CDS encoding alpha-ketoglutarate-dependent dioxygenase AlkB family protein, whose translation MSLFPEEPYSLDLPDAAVTYYKNMLTEEEAASYYEALLEEISWRHDDIKVFGKVYPQPRLTALYSSNTKSYSYSNITMVPEPFTDTLQAIKKRVEDIAGVTFTTCLLNLYRDGNDSNGWHADDEKELGKNPIIASVSLGAPRLFKFRNKVDKSQQAKIILEPGSLLLMQGSTQHHWHHQLPKTAKKVAPRINLTFRIIA comes from the coding sequence ATGTCACTATTTCCAGAAGAACCATACTCACTAGATCTTCCAGATGCAGCAGTTACCTATTATAAAAACATGCTCACCGAAGAAGAGGCGGCTTCTTATTATGAAGCGCTTCTAGAAGAAATCTCGTGGCGTCATGATGACATCAAAGTTTTTGGAAAAGTATACCCACAGCCTAGACTTACTGCATTATATAGCTCTAATACAAAATCATACTCGTACTCAAATATTACCATGGTTCCTGAGCCATTTACAGATACGCTACAAGCTATAAAGAAACGTGTAGAAGACATCGCTGGAGTGACCTTTACTACTTGTCTCCTTAATTTATATCGTGATGGTAATGATAGTAACGGCTGGCACGCAGATGATGAGAAGGAGTTAGGTAAAAATCCTATTATAGCTTCTGTAAGTCTTGGAGCTCCTCGCCTATTTAAATTTAGAAACAAGGTTGATAAAAGTCAGCAAGCAAAGATTATTCTCGAGCCTGGGAGCTTATTATTAATGCAAGGAAGTACGCAACATCACTGGCATCACCAGTTACCTAAAACTGCGAAAAAAGTGGCGCCGCGTATTAATCTTACCTTTAGAATTATCGCATAA
- a CDS encoding AraC family transcriptional regulator, with product MQRFSLQDTFLIKKFKKLDRHQDEDKRTYFEIIFIEEGKGKHFINEFIISYNAGDIFLIAPDDTHWFEINEITTFCYFQFTESLFSSKMNLPDRSYWLHRIERIIQNPNLIPGDVITADSDKELIWQIHNAIVLEYEMAKEFYKHNISNMVSTTLSIIARNITRDLKPRSVSSRKDQHTTIDDILNYIRQHVYDRDKMKVAAIAERLSMTSSGLSAYFKKKTGDSLHHYIIMYKLHLVKYRLKNTDFTVSEIAYQLGFTDESHLTRIFKKYNEMTPKQYKTKEDEVLEDDITLTK from the coding sequence ATGCAAAGATTCAGTTTACAAGATACTTTTCTGATAAAAAAGTTCAAGAAATTAGACAGACATCAAGACGAAGATAAACGTACTTATTTTGAGATAATTTTTATAGAAGAAGGAAAAGGAAAACATTTTATCAATGAATTTATTATCTCTTACAACGCAGGTGATATTTTTTTAATAGCTCCAGATGACACTCACTGGTTTGAAATAAATGAGATAACAACTTTTTGCTACTTTCAATTTACAGAGTCTTTGTTTTCAAGTAAGATGAATCTACCTGATAGATCTTACTGGTTACATCGTATAGAGCGTATTATACAAAACCCTAATCTTATACCTGGTGATGTTATAACCGCAGACTCAGATAAGGAACTCATCTGGCAAATTCATAACGCCATTGTACTTGAGTACGAAATGGCCAAAGAGTTTTACAAACACAATATCTCAAACATGGTAAGTACCACCTTGAGTATAATTGCGAGAAACATTACACGTGATTTGAAGCCTAGGTCTGTTTCTTCTAGAAAAGATCAACACACTACTATTGATGATATCTTAAACTATATAAGACAGCATGTTTATGATAGAGATAAAATGAAGGTAGCAGCAATTGCCGAGAGATTATCCATGACTAGTAGTGGCTTAAGTGCATACTTTAAGAAAAAGACTGGAGACTCGTTACATCATTATATCATCATGTATAAACTACACCTTGTAAAGTACAGACTAAAAAACACAGACTTTACAGTATCTGAAATTGCCTACCAGCTAGGCTTTACAGATGAAAGTCACCTCACTAGAATTTTTAAAAAATACAATGAGATGACTCCAAAACAATACAAAACTAAAGAGGACGAGGTACTAGAGGATGATATTACGCTAACCAAGTAA
- a CDS encoding S1/P1 nuclease, whose translation MRILISLLLVLVFTSNVSAYDWGKTGHRTTGAIAEKYLSKKARKAIAELLDGESLALVSTYADDIKSDSQYRKYGTQHYVNVPFDTTYDAHPKNERGDIITGIESCINVIKSETSTKEEKAFNLRMLVHFIGDLHQPLHTGIGEDKGGNDFQVQWYNDGTNLHRVWDTQMIESYGMSYTELADNMPEITKRQREAMAAGTYKEWMEDSRNLVKDIYSKTKKGDKLGYRYMYDYFDTLRGQLQKGGVRLAQLLNELLG comes from the coding sequence ATGCGTATACTTATTTCATTATTACTAGTTCTTGTGTTTACATCAAACGTCTCTGCGTACGACTGGGGAAAGACAGGCCATAGAACCACAGGAGCCATCGCCGAAAAATATCTGTCTAAAAAAGCAAGAAAAGCCATCGCCGAATTGCTTGATGGCGAGTCGCTAGCACTAGTGTCTACGTATGCAGATGATATTAAAAGTGATTCTCAATATAGAAAGTATGGTACGCAACATTATGTAAATGTACCGTTTGACACAACCTATGACGCACACCCTAAAAATGAAAGAGGAGATATTATTACAGGGATTGAATCATGTATAAATGTTATAAAATCTGAAACTTCTACAAAGGAGGAGAAAGCCTTTAACTTACGCATGCTAGTACATTTTATAGGAGACTTACACCAACCACTTCACACTGGTATAGGAGAAGATAAAGGTGGTAATGATTTTCAAGTACAATGGTATAATGATGGTACAAACTTACACCGAGTATGGGATACACAAATGATTGAAAGCTACGGTATGAGTTATACCGAACTAGCAGATAATATGCCAGAAATCACAAAAAGGCAACGTGAGGCAATGGCGGCAGGCACCTATAAAGAGTGGATGGAAGATAGTAGGAATCTTGTAAAAGATATCTACTCAAAAACTAAAAAAGGAGATAAACTAGGCTACCGTTATATGTATGACTACTTTGATACATTAAGAGGTCAATTACAAAAGGGAGGTGTGCGCCTAGCTCAACTTCTTAATGAGTTACTTGGTTAG
- a CDS encoding alpha/beta hydrolase: MITYTFFTRTKLIFTLILIGLIQQGLIAQEYGGSSDVRISDMVYGTLLTPEVPTSKIAIIIPGSGPTDRNGNQQMMRNNSLKLLAESLAKEGIASLRYDKRTLTLLKKNALQEERLDFNMFIEDAVATIDYVKQQGRFKELYVIGHEQGSLIGMVAAQRADVQGFISIAGSGQSIDQTIIHQIGLQMPDLKDKAIHAFSTLKKEGRVTDYSPALTSIFRPSVQPFMASWMQYDPKVEIGKLTIPTLIINGTNDIQTSKQEAILLQEGNSEATLAIIEGMNHVLRIIDGDDLENTKSYNNTKLPLAKELISTVAGFITTH, translated from the coding sequence ATGATTACATATACTTTTTTCACTAGAACCAAATTAATCTTTACCCTCATACTTATTGGGCTTATACAACAAGGGCTCATCGCACAAGAATATGGAGGAAGCAGTGATGTGCGTATAAGTGACATGGTCTATGGCACTTTACTTACTCCTGAAGTTCCTACCTCAAAAATTGCGATTATCATTCCTGGATCTGGCCCTACAGATCGCAATGGTAACCAGCAAATGATGCGTAATAATAGTCTTAAACTTCTGGCTGAATCACTAGCCAAAGAAGGTATTGCAAGCCTAAGATATGACAAGCGTACACTCACCCTATTAAAGAAAAACGCCTTGCAAGAGGAGCGTTTAGATTTTAATATGTTTATAGAAGATGCTGTTGCTACCATTGATTATGTAAAGCAGCAAGGACGTTTTAAAGAATTATATGTAATAGGTCATGAACAAGGTTCGCTCATAGGAATGGTAGCTGCACAGCGTGCCGATGTACAAGGCTTTATTTCAATTGCGGGTTCTGGGCAATCTATAGACCAGACAATCATCCATCAAATAGGATTACAAATGCCAGATCTTAAGGATAAAGCTATTCACGCTTTTAGTACTCTTAAAAAAGAAGGACGTGTCACAGATTACTCTCCTGCACTTACCTCTATTTTTCGTCCATCTGTGCAGCCGTTTATGGCAAGCTGGATGCAATACGATCCTAAAGTTGAAATAGGCAAACTTACAATCCCTACTCTTATTATTAATGGTACAAACGACATACAGACCTCCAAGCAAGAAGCTATTTTATTACAAGAAGGCAATAGTGAAGCTACTCTTGCTATTATAGAAGGCATGAATCATGTGCTTAGAATTATAGATGGTGACGATCTAGAAAACACAAAGTCTTATAATAATACGAAGCTTCCTCTAGCTAAAGAGTTAATAAGTACCGTTGCTGGGTTTATCACAACGCACTAG